Proteins from a single region of Streptomyces glaucescens:
- a CDS encoding ArnT family glycosyltransferase — protein sequence MHAELITSAHTVTAPRAGRGYWRRLLPVLALLACLTRLPSFARPLWNPDEGYLAVQARILAHGGRLYETVVDRKPPLVPWLYEAAFAVTGSGSLTSVRVLAILAQLLTAVLLASLARRRWGDRAGRTAGVLHLLVSVGLNPQDAQAAGFEVFMLPGTAAAMWCADRRRWGAAGVAVACAALAKQTGGAVLLPVAWLCLSSGAARTGLPRLAAGAALPVLAAALLTDPAGFLFWTVTGSTAYAAFSGSPLHALTRALANAAILAGACAGLLVPVARAPRTGPVDLWLWLAASAGAVLTGFHFFGHYYLQLLPPLALLATAALHTRPRARPGRAVLVSGCACAVFLGWGLAAPRTELAHAQRLAAATAHRTAPGDRVLIWGMHPETYWLAGRAPATRYLTAGLLTNYSGGRDGSGVGERYAVDGAWPVFRRELADPPVLIVDDSRGKPYRPGRLPTLRGLLADRYRPAGTVDGAVLYTRIR from the coding sequence ATGCACGCAGAGCTGATCACCTCGGCACACACCGTCACGGCGCCGCGCGCCGGCCGCGGCTACTGGCGGCGGCTGCTGCCCGTGCTGGCCCTGCTCGCCTGCCTCACCCGGCTGCCCTCCTTCGCCCGTCCGCTGTGGAACCCCGACGAGGGCTACCTCGCCGTCCAGGCACGGATACTGGCGCACGGCGGGCGGCTCTACGAGACGGTCGTGGACCGCAAACCGCCGCTGGTGCCCTGGCTGTACGAGGCGGCCTTCGCGGTGACCGGCTCCGGCTCGCTCACCTCCGTCCGGGTGCTCGCGATCCTCGCCCAGCTGCTCACGGCCGTCCTGCTGGCCTCGCTCGCCCGGCGCCGCTGGGGCGACCGCGCGGGCCGCACCGCCGGGGTGCTCCATCTGCTGGTCTCCGTGGGGCTCAACCCGCAGGACGCGCAGGCCGCCGGCTTCGAGGTGTTCATGCTGCCCGGCACCGCCGCCGCGATGTGGTGCGCCGACCGGCGCCGCTGGGGCGCGGCGGGGGTGGCCGTCGCCTGCGCCGCTCTCGCCAAGCAGACCGGCGGGGCGGTGCTGCTGCCGGTGGCCTGGCTGTGCCTCAGCTCGGGCGCCGCCCGCACCGGGCTGCCGCGCCTGGCCGCCGGCGCGGCCCTGCCCGTGCTGGCGGCCGCGCTGCTCACGGACCCGGCCGGGTTCCTGTTCTGGACGGTCACCGGATCCACGGCCTACGCCGCCTTCAGCGGTTCCCCGCTGCACGCCCTGACCCGGGCGCTGGCCAACGCGGCGATCCTGGCGGGGGCGTGCGCGGGCCTGCTGGTCCCCGTGGCGCGGGCGCCGCGCACCGGGCCCGTCGACCTGTGGCTGTGGCTGGCGGCGTCGGCGGGCGCGGTGCTGACCGGTTTCCACTTCTTCGGCCACTACTACCTGCAGCTGCTGCCCCCGCTCGCCCTGCTGGCCACCGCAGCCCTGCACACCCGGCCCCGGGCACGGCCGGGGCGGGCGGTCCTCGTCTCCGGCTGCGCGTGCGCCGTGTTCCTGGGCTGGGGCCTGGCCGCGCCGCGCACCGAGCTCGCCCACGCCCAGCGCCTGGCCGCGGCCACCGCCCACCGCACGGCCCCCGGCGACCGCGTCCTCATCTGGGGCATGCACCCGGAGACGTACTGGCTCGCCGGCCGCGCCCCCGCCACCCGCTACCTCACCGCCGGACTGCTCACCAACTACAGCGGCGGACGCGACGGCTCCGGCGTCGGCGAGCGGTACGCCGTGGACGGCGCCTGGCCGGTGTTCCGGCGGGAGCTGGCCGACCCCCCGGTCCTCATCGTCGACGACTCCCGCGGCAAGCCGTACCGCCCCGGCCGGCTGCCGACCCTGCGCGGGCTGCTCGCCGACCGGTACCGGCCGGCCGGCACGGTCGACGGGGCGGTGCTCTACACGCGGATCCGCTGA
- a CDS encoding 3-hydroxyacyl-CoA dehydrogenase NAD-binding domain-containing protein, which produces MSTTAELLKGAAELFPDEVVTQAHVRHFDLPLGAGRFALITLDNGHDHTKPTTFGPQSLANLNAALDQVEKEAADGGIVGVGITGKPFIFAVGADLKGVELLKEWDHAYAIGKGGHDVFKRLSGLAVPTFAYYNGAAMGGGVEVGLHCTYRTVSAAVPAFSLPEVFLGLVPGWGGCTLLPNLIGAEKAVSVIIENSLNQNRQLKGKQVYELGIADAIFEGADFLEQSLIWTASVLKGEIVVERPVIDRGEAWDQAVAKGRFVADSKVHGAAPAAYRALDIIAAAKDGDLQQGYDAEDKALADLIMGGELRAGIYAFNLVQKRGKRPAGAPDKSLARPVTKVGVVGAGLMASQLALLFLRRLEVPVVLTDIDQERVDKGVGYVHAEIDKLLGKGRINQDKANRLKALVTGVLDKAEGFADADFVIEAVFEEMGVKQTVFAEVEAVAPAHAILATNTSSLSVSEMASKLKHPERVVGFHFFNPVAVLPLLEIVRGEQTDDASLATAFAVAKKLKKTAVLTKDAPAFVVNRILTRFMGEIQNVIDEGTPVAVAEKAVEPLGLPMSPLVLLELVGPAIGLHVSETLNKAFPDRFKVSPNLKAVVEAGKRGFYVYDSGKPELDPEVAALLKQGDVVLTEEQVRARVLDAVAQEIGLMLDEGVVAEAQDIDLCLITGAGWPFHLGGITPYLDREGVSERVNGKRFLAQGVASVPA; this is translated from the coding sequence GTGAGCACCACCGCTGAGCTGCTGAAGGGCGCGGCCGAGCTGTTCCCGGACGAGGTCGTCACGCAGGCGCACGTACGCCACTTCGACCTGCCCCTGGGCGCCGGGCGCTTCGCCCTGATCACCCTCGACAACGGTCACGACCACACCAAGCCGACCACCTTCGGGCCCCAGTCGCTGGCGAACCTCAACGCCGCCCTCGACCAGGTCGAGAAGGAGGCCGCGGACGGCGGGATCGTCGGCGTCGGCATCACCGGCAAGCCGTTCATCTTCGCCGTCGGCGCCGACCTCAAGGGCGTCGAGCTGCTGAAGGAGTGGGACCACGCCTACGCCATCGGCAAGGGCGGCCACGACGTCTTCAAGCGGCTCTCCGGCCTCGCCGTGCCGACGTTCGCCTACTACAACGGTGCCGCGATGGGCGGCGGCGTCGAGGTCGGCCTGCACTGCACCTACCGCACGGTGTCCGCGGCGGTCCCTGCGTTCTCCCTGCCCGAGGTCTTCCTCGGCCTGGTGCCCGGCTGGGGCGGCTGCACCCTGCTGCCGAACCTGATCGGCGCGGAGAAGGCCGTCTCGGTGATCATCGAGAACAGCCTCAACCAGAACAGGCAGCTCAAGGGCAAGCAGGTCTACGAGCTGGGCATCGCCGACGCGATCTTCGAGGGCGCCGACTTCCTGGAGCAGTCCCTCATCTGGACCGCGTCCGTCCTCAAGGGCGAGATCGTCGTCGAGCGCCCGGTGATCGACCGCGGCGAGGCCTGGGACCAGGCCGTCGCCAAGGGCCGCTTCGTCGCGGACTCCAAGGTGCACGGCGCCGCCCCGGCCGCCTACCGCGCGCTGGACATCATCGCCGCCGCCAAGGACGGCGACCTCCAGCAGGGCTACGACGCCGAGGACAAGGCGCTCGCCGACCTGATCATGGGTGGCGAGCTGCGCGCCGGCATCTACGCCTTCAACCTGGTGCAGAAGCGCGGCAAGCGCCCCGCCGGTGCCCCGGACAAGTCGCTGGCCCGCCCGGTCACCAAGGTGGGCGTCGTCGGCGCCGGCCTGATGGCCTCGCAGCTCGCCCTGCTGTTCCTGCGCCGCCTGGAGGTGCCGGTCGTGCTGACCGACATCGACCAGGAGCGCGTCGACAAGGGCGTGGGCTACGTCCACGCCGAGATCGACAAGCTGCTCGGCAAGGGCCGCATCAACCAGGACAAGGCCAACCGCCTCAAGGCGCTGGTGACCGGCGTCCTGGACAAGGCCGAGGGCTTCGCGGACGCGGACTTCGTCATTGAGGCCGTGTTCGAGGAGATGGGCGTCAAGCAGACGGTGTTCGCGGAGGTCGAGGCGGTCGCCCCGGCGCACGCGATCCTCGCCACCAACACCTCCTCGCTGTCGGTGTCCGAGATGGCGTCGAAGCTGAAGCACCCCGAGCGGGTCGTCGGCTTCCACTTCTTCAACCCGGTCGCCGTACTGCCGCTGCTGGAGATCGTCCGCGGCGAGCAGACCGACGACGCCTCGCTGGCCACGGCCTTCGCCGTCGCCAAGAAGCTGAAGAAGACCGCGGTCCTCACCAAGGACGCCCCGGCGTTCGTCGTGAACCGCATCCTGACCCGCTTCATGGGCGAGATCCAGAACGTCATCGACGAGGGCACCCCGGTCGCCGTCGCCGAGAAGGCGGTCGAGCCGCTGGGCCTGCCCATGTCCCCGCTGGTCCTGCTGGAGCTGGTCGGCCCGGCCATCGGCCTGCACGTCTCCGAGACGCTGAACAAGGCGTTCCCGGACCGCTTCAAGGTCAGCCCGAACCTGAAGGCGGTCGTCGAGGCCGGCAAGCGCGGCTTCTACGTCTACGACAGCGGCAAGCCCGAGCTGGACCCGGAGGTCGCCGCCCTCCTGAAGCAGGGCGATGTCGTCCTGACCGAGGAGCAGGTGCGCGCCCGCGTCCTGGACGCCGTGGCCCAGGAGATCGGGCTCATGCTCGACGAGGGTGTCGTCGCCGAGGCCCAGGACATCGACCTGTGCCTGATCACCGGTGCCGGCTGGCCCTTCCACCTGGGCGGCATCACGCCGTACCTGGACCGCGAGGGTGTCTCCGAGCGGGTGAACGGCAAGCGGTTCCTCGCGCAGGGCGTGGCGAGCGTCCCGGCGTAA
- the dxs gene encoding 1-deoxy-D-xylulose-5-phosphate synthase, giving the protein MPLLTRIRGPRDLDRLSLEELDQLAGEIRTFLVDAVSKTGGHLGPNLGVVELTIALHRVFESPKDKVLWDTGHQSYVHKLLTGRQDFSKLKMKGGLSGYPSQAESEHDVIENSHASTVLGWADGLAKANQLLQRDDHVVAVIGDGALTGGMAWEALNNIAEAKDRPLVIVVNDNERSYAPTIGGLANHLATLRTTDGYERFLARTKEILDRTPVVGRPLYETLHGAKKGLKDFIAPQGMFEDLGLKYVGPIDGHDIEALESALARAKRFGGPVIVHCLTEKGRGYQPALQDEADRFHAVGKIHPDTGLPIASSGADWTSVFGDEMVKLGEEREDIVAITAAMLQPVGLDRFAKRFPERVYDVGIAEQHGAVSAAGLATGGLHPVFAVYATFLNRAFDQVLMDVALHKCGVTFVLDRAGITGTDGASHNGMWDMSILQVVPGLRLAAPRDADQVRAQLREAVQVDDAPTVVRFSKGAVGPAVPAVGRVGGMDVLREPGTDRPDVLLVSVGALAPMCLEVAALLDRQGISTTVVDPRWVKPVDEALAPLAERHRVVVTVEDNSRVGGVGSAISQALRDAGVDVPLRDFGIPPRFLDHASRAEVMAEIGLTAPDIARQVTGLVSKLDGKYERAAADEIEAARD; this is encoded by the coding sequence GTGCCGCTGCTGACCCGCATCAGGGGACCGCGCGATCTGGACCGGCTCAGCCTGGAGGAGCTGGACCAGCTGGCCGGGGAGATCCGGACCTTCCTCGTCGACGCGGTCTCCAAGACCGGCGGCCACCTCGGCCCGAACCTCGGCGTGGTGGAGCTGACCATCGCCCTGCACCGTGTCTTCGAATCACCGAAGGACAAGGTGCTGTGGGACACCGGTCACCAGTCCTATGTGCACAAGCTGCTCACCGGCCGGCAGGACTTCTCGAAGCTGAAGATGAAGGGCGGCCTGTCCGGCTACCCCTCGCAGGCCGAGTCCGAGCACGACGTCATCGAGAACAGCCACGCCTCCACGGTGCTCGGCTGGGCCGACGGCCTGGCCAAGGCGAACCAGCTGCTCCAGCGCGACGACCACGTCGTCGCCGTGATCGGCGACGGCGCGCTCACCGGCGGCATGGCCTGGGAGGCGCTGAACAACATCGCCGAGGCCAAGGACCGCCCGCTGGTCATCGTCGTCAACGACAACGAGCGCTCCTACGCCCCGACCATCGGCGGCCTCGCCAACCACCTCGCCACGCTGCGCACCACCGACGGCTACGAGCGCTTCCTGGCCCGCACCAAGGAGATCCTCGACCGCACCCCGGTCGTGGGCAGACCGCTGTACGAGACCCTGCACGGGGCCAAGAAGGGCCTGAAGGACTTCATCGCGCCGCAGGGCATGTTCGAGGACCTGGGCCTGAAGTACGTCGGCCCGATCGACGGCCACGACATCGAGGCGCTGGAGTCCGCGCTGGCCCGCGCCAAGCGCTTCGGCGGACCGGTCATCGTCCACTGCCTCACCGAGAAGGGCCGCGGCTACCAGCCGGCCCTCCAGGACGAGGCGGACCGCTTCCACGCCGTCGGCAAGATCCACCCCGACACGGGCCTGCCCATCGCCTCCTCCGGCGCCGACTGGACCTCCGTCTTCGGCGACGAGATGGTCAAGCTCGGCGAGGAGCGCGAGGACATCGTCGCCATCACGGCGGCCATGCTCCAGCCGGTCGGCCTGGACAGGTTCGCCAAGCGCTTCCCGGAGCGGGTCTACGACGTCGGCATCGCCGAGCAGCACGGCGCCGTCTCCGCCGCGGGCCTGGCCACCGGCGGGCTGCACCCGGTCTTCGCGGTGTACGCCACCTTCCTCAACCGCGCCTTCGACCAGGTGCTCATGGACGTGGCCCTGCATAAGTGCGGGGTGACGTTCGTGCTGGACCGGGCCGGTATCACCGGTACCGACGGCGCCTCCCACAACGGCATGTGGGACATGTCGATCCTCCAGGTCGTCCCCGGCCTGCGGCTCGCCGCCCCGCGCGACGCCGACCAGGTCCGCGCCCAGCTGCGCGAGGCCGTCCAGGTCGACGACGCGCCGACGGTGGTGCGCTTCTCCAAGGGCGCCGTCGGCCCGGCCGTACCGGCGGTGGGCCGGGTCGGCGGGATGGACGTGCTGCGCGAGCCCGGCACCGACCGCCCCGACGTGCTGCTGGTCTCCGTGGGAGCGCTCGCGCCGATGTGCCTGGAGGTCGCGGCCCTGCTGGACCGGCAGGGCATCTCCACCACCGTCGTCGACCCGCGCTGGGTCAAGCCCGTCGACGAGGCCCTGGCCCCGCTCGCCGAGCGGCACCGGGTGGTCGTCACCGTCGAGGACAACAGCCGGGTCGGCGGTGTCGGCTCCGCGATCTCCCAGGCCCTGCGGGACGCGGGCGTGGACGTGCCGCTGCGCGACTTCGGCATCCCGCCGCGCTTCCTCGACCACGCCTCGCGCGCCGAGGTGATGGCGGAGATCGGCCTGACCGCGCCGGACATCGCCCGCCAGGTCACCGGCCTGGTGTCCAAGCTGGACGGGAAGTACGAGCGTGCCGCGGCCGACGAGATCGAGGCCGCCCGCGACTGA
- a CDS encoding sugar ABC transporter permease, whose product MSTEKTSTAVTKDEHVVENPEAAAAAVTAVDPRLLVREEGLLGYWTEFKRKMRAGELGSLPVIIGLVIICVVFQSLNSAFLSAQNISDITVTMVGTGMISVGIVFVLLLGEIDLSVGSVSGASSAIAAVLAVNQGWPEWAAVLFAIAAGAAIGAAHGFFFAVLGAPAFAVTLAGLLFWLGFMLQTLGENGTINLDSDGFIGKLTTYFFTDVAAAYGLAAVVTAVFFISSFLGNRRRDAAGIPSRPLNETILRTALLAVISFAAAFMYNQYKGLPLATVIFLVFLVATDFVLRRTTYGRKVFALGGSVEASRRAGINVTAVRISVFAISGGFAAIGGLFLASKIASANQSAGTGDLLMNAIAAAVIGGTSLFGGRGRTWNALLGVLVIVSIQYGLQLESIAEPVKYMITAGVLLTTVVIDSITRKTQKTAGRA is encoded by the coding sequence GTGAGCACCGAAAAGACCTCCACCGCGGTCACGAAGGACGAGCACGTCGTGGAGAACCCGGAGGCCGCCGCCGCGGCCGTCACCGCGGTGGACCCCCGCCTCCTCGTCCGCGAGGAAGGCCTGCTGGGCTACTGGACCGAGTTCAAGCGCAAGATGCGCGCCGGTGAGCTGGGATCCCTCCCGGTCATCATCGGCCTGGTGATCATCTGCGTGGTCTTCCAGAGCCTGAACTCGGCGTTCCTGTCCGCGCAGAACATCAGCGACATCACCGTCACGATGGTCGGCACCGGCATGATCTCCGTCGGCATCGTCTTCGTGCTGCTGCTCGGCGAGATCGACCTGTCCGTCGGCTCGGTCAGCGGCGCCTCCAGCGCCATCGCGGCCGTCCTCGCGGTGAACCAGGGCTGGCCGGAGTGGGCCGCGGTGCTCTTCGCGATCGCCGCCGGTGCCGCCATCGGCGCCGCGCACGGCTTCTTCTTCGCGGTGCTGGGCGCCCCCGCCTTCGCGGTCACGCTGGCCGGTCTGCTCTTCTGGCTGGGCTTCATGCTCCAGACGCTGGGCGAGAACGGCACGATCAACCTCGACAGCGACGGCTTCATCGGCAAGCTCACCACGTACTTCTTCACGGACGTCGCCGCCGCGTACGGCCTGGCCGCCGTGGTGACCGCGGTCTTCTTCATCAGCTCCTTCCTGGGCAACCGGCGGCGCGACGCCGCGGGCATCCCGTCCCGGCCGCTGAACGAGACGATCCTGCGCACCGCCCTGCTCGCCGTGATCTCCTTCGCCGCGGCGTTCATGTACAACCAGTACAAGGGCCTGCCGCTGGCCACGGTGATCTTCCTGGTGTTCCTGGTCGCCACGGACTTCGTGCTGCGGCGCACCACCTACGGCCGCAAGGTCTTCGCCCTCGGCGGCAGCGTCGAGGCTTCCCGGCGCGCCGGCATCAACGTCACCGCGGTGCGGATCTCGGTCTTCGCGATCTCCGGCGGTTTCGCGGCGATCGGCGGCCTCTTCCTGGCCTCCAAGATCGCCTCGGCCAACCAGAGCGCCGGTACCGGTGACCTGCTGATGAACGCCATCGCGGCGGCGGTGATCGGCGGTACCTCGCTGTTCGGCGGCCGGGGCCGCACCTGGAACGCCCTGCTGGGTGTCCTGGTGATCGTCTCCATCCAGTACGGCCTCCAGCTGGAGTCCATCGCCGAGCCGGTGAAGTACATGATCACCGCGGGTGTGCTGCTCACCACGGTCGTGATCGACTCGATCACCCGGAAGACGCAGAAGACGGCGGGCCGCGCCTAG
- a CDS encoding thiolase family protein — translation MPRTVRDVVFVDGVRTPFGKAGPKGIYHETRADDLVVKAIRELLRRNPGLDPKKIDEVAIAATTQIGDQGLTIGRTAGILAGLPQSVPGYSIDRMCAGALTAVTTVAGSVAFGAYDIAIAGGVEHMGRHPMGEGVDPNPRFVSEKLVDESALFMGMTAENLHDRYPQITKLRADEYAVRSQEKAAKAYANGKIQADLVPVSVRRTNAEAGETGWGLVTADEPMRPGTTLENLQNLKTPFRVHGRVTAGNAAGLNDGATASLIASEDFARENGLPVKMRLVSYSFAGVEPEVMGYGPIPATEKALAQAGLSISDIGLFEINEAFAVQVLAFLDHYGIADDDERVNQYGGAIAFGHPLASSGVRLMTQLARQFEEQPHVRYGLTTMCVGFGMGATVIWENPNFEGDK, via the coding sequence GTGCCTCGTACCGTCAGGGACGTCGTCTTCGTCGACGGCGTCCGCACCCCGTTCGGCAAGGCGGGCCCGAAGGGCATCTACCACGAGACCCGAGCCGACGATCTCGTCGTCAAGGCGATCCGGGAGCTGCTGCGCCGCAACCCCGGCCTGGACCCGAAGAAGATCGACGAGGTCGCCATCGCCGCGACCACGCAGATCGGCGACCAGGGCCTGACCATCGGCCGCACCGCGGGCATCCTCGCGGGCCTGCCGCAGTCCGTCCCCGGCTACTCCATCGACCGCATGTGCGCGGGCGCGCTGACGGCCGTCACCACGGTCGCCGGCTCCGTCGCCTTCGGCGCCTACGACATCGCCATCGCGGGCGGTGTCGAGCACATGGGCCGCCACCCGATGGGCGAGGGCGTCGACCCGAACCCGCGCTTCGTCTCCGAGAAGCTGGTCGACGAGTCCGCCCTGTTCATGGGCATGACGGCGGAGAACCTGCACGACCGCTACCCGCAGATCACCAAGCTGCGCGCCGACGAGTACGCGGTGCGCTCCCAGGAGAAGGCCGCCAAGGCGTACGCCAACGGCAAGATCCAGGCCGACCTGGTGCCGGTCTCCGTGCGCCGCACCAACGCGGAGGCGGGCGAGACGGGCTGGGGCCTGGTCACCGCCGACGAGCCGATGCGCCCGGGCACCACCCTGGAGAACCTCCAGAACCTGAAGACCCCGTTCCGCGTCCACGGCCGGGTCACCGCCGGCAACGCGGCCGGCCTGAACGACGGCGCCACCGCCTCGCTCATCGCCTCCGAGGACTTCGCGCGCGAGAACGGCCTGCCCGTCAAGATGCGCCTGGTCTCCTACTCCTTCGCGGGCGTCGAGCCGGAGGTCATGGGCTACGGCCCGATCCCGGCCACCGAGAAGGCCCTCGCCCAGGCGGGCCTGTCGATCTCCGACATCGGCCTGTTCGAGATCAACGAGGCCTTCGCCGTCCAGGTCCTGGCCTTCCTGGACCACTACGGCATCGCCGACGACGACGAGCGCGTCAACCAGTACGGCGGCGCCATCGCCTTCGGCCACCCGCTGGCCTCCTCCGGTGTCCGTCTGATGACGCAGCTGGCCCGCCAGTTCGAGGAGCAGCCGCACGTCCGCTACGGCCTGACCACCATGTGCGTCGGCTTCGGCATGGGCGCGACGGTCATCTGGGAGAACCCGAACTTCGAGGGGGACAAGTGA
- a CDS encoding NTP pyrophosphohydrolase, whose amino-acid sequence MSDALLVIVDAANVVGSVPDGWWRDRRGAAERLRDRLAADGVPGCPGPVEIVLVVEGAARGVGSVPGVRVESAPGSGDDRMVELVAAAGERPCLVVTADRELRRRVTELGARVVGPRALRAEGGAG is encoded by the coding sequence ATGAGTGACGCGCTGCTGGTGATCGTCGACGCCGCGAACGTCGTCGGGTCGGTGCCGGACGGGTGGTGGCGGGACCGCCGGGGGGCGGCGGAACGGCTGCGGGACCGGCTCGCCGCGGACGGGGTGCCCGGGTGTCCGGGGCCCGTGGAGATTGTGCTGGTGGTGGAGGGGGCGGCCCGGGGCGTCGGGTCGGTGCCCGGGGTGCGGGTGGAGTCCGCGCCGGGCAGCGGTGACGACCGGATGGTGGAGCTGGTCGCGGCGGCCGGGGAGCGGCCGTGCCTGGTCGTCACGGCCGACCGGGAACTGCGCCGCCGGGTGACGGAGCTGGGCGCCCGGGTCGTGGGACCGCGCGCACTGCGGGCCGAGGGCGGGGCGGGCTGA
- a CDS encoding amino acid permease, with the protein MSSTLFRTKKVEQSILDTEEPEHALKKSLSALDLTVFGVGVIIGTGIFVLTGTVAKNNAGPAVALAFVAAGVACALAALCYAEFASTVPVAGSAYTFSYASLGELPAWTIGWDLVLEFALGTAVVAVGWSGYIQSLLDNAGWNMPAALGSREGADGFGFDILAAVLVLALTVILVIGMKLSARVTQVVVAVKVTVVLVVIIAGAFLIKGSNYDPFVPKAQEVPAGDSLQSPLIQLMFGWAPSNFGVMGIFTAASVVFFAFIGFDVVATAAEETRNPQRDMPRGILGSLLICTTLYVLVSIVVTGMQHYSELSVDAPLADAFKATGHPWYAGFISFGAAVGLTTVCMILLLGQTRVFFAMSRDGLLPRFFSRVHPRFRTPHRPTILLGVIIAVLAGFTPLTELAALVNIGTLFAFVVVAIGVIILRRTRPDLPRSFRTPWVPVIPILSVGASLWLMLNLPAETWIRFGIWMAAGFVVYFLYGRSHSRLGRHQETTVDDVVEGHPHPDR; encoded by the coding sequence ATGAGCAGCACCCTCTTCCGGACCAAGAAGGTCGAGCAGTCCATCCTCGATACCGAGGAGCCCGAGCACGCCCTCAAGAAGTCCCTCTCGGCCCTCGACCTGACGGTCTTCGGCGTCGGTGTCATCATCGGCACCGGCATCTTCGTGCTGACCGGCACCGTCGCCAAGAACAACGCGGGGCCCGCGGTGGCCCTGGCGTTCGTCGCGGCCGGGGTCGCCTGCGCGCTCGCCGCGCTCTGCTACGCCGAGTTCGCCTCCACGGTCCCGGTCGCCGGGTCCGCGTACACGTTCTCCTACGCCTCGCTCGGCGAACTGCCCGCCTGGACCATCGGCTGGGACCTCGTCCTGGAGTTCGCGCTGGGCACGGCGGTGGTGGCCGTCGGCTGGTCGGGCTACATCCAGTCGCTGCTGGACAACGCCGGCTGGAACATGCCCGCGGCGCTCGGCAGCCGGGAGGGCGCCGACGGCTTCGGCTTCGACATCCTCGCCGCGGTGCTGGTGCTCGCGCTGACGGTGATCCTCGTCATCGGCATGAAGCTGTCCGCGCGCGTCACCCAGGTCGTCGTCGCGGTCAAGGTGACGGTCGTCCTCGTCGTGATCATCGCGGGCGCCTTCCTCATCAAGGGATCCAACTACGACCCGTTCGTCCCGAAGGCCCAGGAGGTCCCGGCCGGCGACAGCCTCCAGTCGCCGCTCATCCAGCTCATGTTCGGCTGGGCCCCCTCGAACTTCGGCGTGATGGGCATCTTCACCGCCGCGTCCGTCGTCTTCTTCGCCTTCATCGGCTTCGACGTCGTCGCCACCGCCGCGGAGGAGACCCGCAACCCGCAGCGCGACATGCCGCGCGGCATCCTCGGGTCGCTGCTGATCTGCACCACGCTGTACGTCCTCGTCTCGATCGTCGTCACCGGTATGCAGCACTACAGCGAACTGTCCGTCGACGCCCCCCTCGCCGACGCCTTCAAGGCCACCGGGCACCCCTGGTACGCGGGCTTCATCAGCTTCGGCGCCGCCGTCGGCCTCACCACCGTCTGCATGATCCTGCTGCTGGGCCAGACCCGGGTGTTCTTCGCGATGAGCCGCGACGGACTGCTGCCGCGGTTCTTCTCCCGCGTCCACCCCAGGTTCCGCACCCCGCACCGCCCGACCATCCTGCTCGGCGTGATCATCGCCGTCCTCGCGGGCTTCACCCCGCTCACGGAACTGGCCGCGCTGGTCAACATCGGCACCCTGTTCGCCTTCGTGGTGGTGGCCATCGGTGTGATCATCCTCCGCCGCACCCGCCCCGACCTGCCCCGGTCCTTCCGCACCCCCTGGGTGCCGGTCATCCCGATCCTGTCCGTGGGCGCCTCGCTGTGGCTGATGCTCAACCTGCCCGCCGAGACCTGGATCCGGTTCGGCATCTGGATGGCGGCCGGCTTCGTCGTGTACTTCCTCTACGGCCGCTCCCACAGCCGCCTCGGCCGGCACCAGGAGACCACGGTGGACGACGTCGTCGAAGGCCACCCGCACCCGGACCGGTAG